From Ipomoea triloba cultivar NCNSP0323 chromosome 5, ASM357664v1, the proteins below share one genomic window:
- the LOC116020203 gene encoding uncharacterized protein LOC116020203, with protein MKNHNARLVGSAPVPEAHHMAQGSNSRRGRGKGRGRGHGRNNRGGRGKGGNDSRVQDKKRSDQGSSRSQICYRCGCEGHWSRMCRTPKHLVEAYKMMQRKNDKQPSGRESHHANTNLPEANAIMNDDDDDLLKYELEDFGVQE; from the coding sequence ATGAAAAACCATAATGCACGATTAGTTGGGTCTGCCCCAGTGCCTGAAGCACATCATATGGCCCAGGGAAGCAATTCTAGAAGGGGTCGAGGAAAGGGTCGTGGTAGAGGTCATGGTCGAAACAACCGAGGTGGTAGAGGCAAAGGCGGCAATGACTCCCGGGTCCAAGATAAGAAACGGAGTGATCAAGGATCATCGAGGTCACAAATCTGCTATCGGTGTGGGTGTGAGGGGCACTGGTCTCGTATGTGCCGCACACCAAAGCATCTGGTTGAAGCATACAAAATGATGCAAAGGAAAAATGATAAGCAGCCGTCAGGAAGAGAATCTCATCATGCTAATACTAAtttgcctgaagcaaatgcaataatgaatgatgatgacgatgacCTTCTAAAATATGAGCTTGAAGACTTTGGTGTTCAGGAGTGA
- the LOC116020204 gene encoding uncharacterized protein LOC116020204: MSSITKREFTELSLDGGNYLTWALDIEIHLASKELSQTIVAMSQCTDAQKAQALIFLRHHLNHDLKNEYLTEKDPFALWKSLEDRFDQQSSIVLPQAQFDWLNLRFQDYKSVIDYNSALHKIVSQLKLCKQEVSEKDLIEKTLSTFHASNLVLQQQYRAKNYEKHSELISTLLVAEKHN; this comes from the coding sequence ATGTCTTCTATCACTAAACGAGAATTTACTGAACTCTCACTTGACGGGGGCAACTATTTAACTTGGGCCTTAGACATCGAGATTCATCTCGCGTCTAAAGAGTTGAGCCAAACCATTGTTGCTATGTCACAGTGTACTGACGCCCAGAAGGCGCAGGCTCTCATTTTCTTACGTCACCACTTGAACCATGACCTGAAAAATGAATACCTGACTGAAAAGGACCCTTTTGCATTATGGAAGTCCCTGGAGGACCGTTTTGACCAGCAGTCGTCAATTGTACTTCCTCAAGCCCAATTTGACTGGCTTAATCTTAGGTTTCAAGACTATAAGTCAGTAATTGATTACAATTCGGCCCTTCATAAAATAGTCTCGCAACTAAAGCTCTGCAAACAAGAAGTTTCAGAGAAAGATTTAATTGAAAAGACCCTATCTACTTTTCATGCGAGTAACCTTGTACTCCAGCAGCAGTACAGGGCAAAGAATTATGAAAAGCATTCTGAGCTTATATCTACACTTCTTGTGGCCGAGAAGCACAACTAG
- the LOC116020201 gene encoding uncharacterized protein LOC116020201 gives MDNAGEFTSTAFNDYCMALGIKVEHPVPYVHTQNGLAESLIKRIKLIARPLLQKSSLPVSCWGHAVLHAAALIQIRPTAYHDYSPLQLLRGVEPNISHLCVFGCAVYTPIPPTNRTSMGPQRKLGIYVGYESPSIIKYLEPMTGDQFTARYADCIFDEDHFPALGGDKSPYLTKCREISWYEKDLQHLDPRTSQTELEVQKIINLQNLANNLPNAFTDNTGVTRSHIPAVNAPSRVEVPKRSGMHINTPHRQKRGRPVGAKDLNPRKTRIDQNILGNDNDLVDINIETTINFVDIGETYNRDLIVVDDTFAYAVACNIPHNNLDPEPKSITECQKRPDWLK, from the exons ATGGATAATGCTGGAGAATTCACATCAACGGCTTTCAATGATTATTGTATGGCCTTGGGCATCAAAGTAGAGCATCCTGTACCTTATGTCCATACTCAGAATGGTCTAGCTGAATCTCTGATTAAGCGTATTAAATTGATTGCTAGACCATTACTGCAAAAGTCCAGTTTACCGGTTTCTTGTTGGGGACATGCAGTATTGCATGCTGCAGCTTTAATACAAATCCGACCTACTGCATATCATGATTATTCCCCCTTGCAACTACTACGTGGTGTAGAACCCAATATTTCCCATCTGTGTGTATTCGGGTGTGCAGTCTATACCCCCATACCACCTACAAACCGTACCTCCATGGGCCCGCAACGAAAACTAGGTATATATGTTGGTTATGAATCTCCCTCCATTATTAAATACCTAGAGCCCATGACAGGAGATCAGTTTACTGCGAGGTACGCTGACTGCATTTTTGATGAAGATCATTTcccggcattagggggagataaaaGTCCTTATTTAACGAAATGCCGAGAAATTTCATGGTACGAAAAAGATCTTCAGCACCTAGACCCACGTACTAGTCAAACTGAACTGGAAGTTcagaaaattattaatttgcaaAATTTAGCAAATAACCTGCCAAATGCTTTTACTGATAATACAGGAGTGACCAGGTCCCATATCCCTGCTGTGAATGCTCCTTCGAGAGTAGAAGTCCCCAAGAGATCAGGAATGCACATTAACACTCCCCATCGCCAGAAGCGCGGGAGACCAGTTGGTGCAAAAGATTTAAATCCGCGGAAAACGAGAATTG ATCAGAATATTTTGGGAAATGATAATGATCTGGTTGATATCAATATAGAAACTACCATAAATTTTGTTGATATAGGAGAAACATATAACAGAGATTTAATAGTCGTCGACGACACGTTTGCCTATGCAGTTGCCTGTAATATTCCACATAATAATCTGGATCCAGAACCAAAATCAATAACAGAGTGCCAGAAGCGCCCTGACTGgttgaagtag